The genomic segment GAAATGTGATAATAATCTGATATGGTCCCGATTGTACAGAATCCCGGGTtttacatccctccctccttatgggaagtttcgtcctcgaaacttggattGACTTGGTTTATGAAGAGGTACGGGTATTGGTCTCTCATCCTTTCTTCTagctcccacgtggcttctcttTCAGTGTGGTTATTCGAAAGGTTCAGCTAGTGATTCGACTTAAGTCCTAGTTTCTTAAAAACTCTCTTAGATACCAAGgaatgcgtagcaccacaatcaaataacgCATAAGCAGGCACTTTTTGAATTATGATGGTACCTGAAATGATTTCATTGGCGTCGTCGGCCTCTTCTTGAGTCATAGCAAAGACCCTGGCATTAGGCTTGCCTTCCTTTGGCTTGTTGGGGTTAGCTCTTGTATTTGGTCCAGTTCCCTTGTTGGGCCCGGCGGCTTGGTTGGCGGCAGTAGGACATTCGGCAATTCGGTGTCCCACTTTCCCACATTCGAAGCATACTCCACTATTTCTTCGGCATTCTCCCAGGTGTCGTAAGTGACAAGTTGGGCAAGGCTTAATATCTTGGTAACTTGAGTTAGGCGAAGGCTCTCTAGACGGTCCACCGGACTGGTTAGGCTTCTTGAAAGTCTGACCGTCGAGCGAAGATTGACTACTCATAGGCCTTTTGTTTTTAAATTCCTTCTCCTTGTGCTGGATGTCCGTTTCAGCTCGGATCGCTGCGCCCATCAGGTCTGAAAAATTCGCAGGCTGGTAGACTGCTAGAGCTGATTTGATCCTGCTGTTCAACCCCTTCTTAAAGCGGTGCAATTTCAGAACTTCATCTGCCATGATTGCTGGAGCATAAGATCCGAGGGCATTAAACTGAGAGGTGTACTCTACCACTGACATATCTGGGACTTGAGTAAGATTTTCAAACTCACTCAACTTCTGCAATCTGACTTTCGCCGGATAGTACTGTCTCAGAAAAGTTTCTCGGAAGTTCTGCCATGTGACTGGTCCTGTGGCGGTTATGGCTGGTGAGACTGCTTCCCACCATTTAGCTGCTCTGTCTTCCAGGAAAGGCACGATCACATCAACTTTGAGTGCCTTTGGAACTTCCAATAGCCTCAACTGAGTCTCGACACTCTTTAGCCAGCTCTGGCCAACTTCAGGATCGGTGTCCCCTCTGAATATCGCACACCTGTTCTTACGAAGGGACTCGTAATGAAATTTGACTCCAttcggtggtggaggtggtggggGCTGATTGACGTTCTGATTTCCCAATCCTTGCAGTGTTGTCGCCACAATAGTGGCTATGGCCATAAGATCAGCTCGGCTTAGATTAACTGCAGGCGGTGGTCCATTCTCATGTCGATTCTCCTGCCTCTCTTCGTGATTAGCATAACGCGGGTTGCGGTTTTGCCTTGGAGGTCTGCCGGCCATTTCCTACAATCGCAAGTTCTAAGAATTTGTACGAGTAGGTTCATGTAATAAATTGCGCAGAAGTAAATTGAAATCAAtggaacaaataaaatattttattgatttcttaAACAGGAAAATAAATTAGCATGACCAATCTGAATTAAAAGTATTTGACCAATCTAATGAAATGAATGTACTGAATAGAAAAACGTAGCGACAATGGAAATTAACTACTAAGAATGGTTCACTAAAACACTCTAATCCGATATCTCTTCATTTCctgaaaacaaaaaaagaaatgCTCAGAATATCACAAATaggacaaaataaaatatcaagaaCTAATAGAGCAGGGTATcgaaatatatgtatatttccGAAAATTTccgaaaatagaaaatgttggCGGGTTGACTCGTTGACTCGGCCGAGTTGACTCGCCGGGTTGAATCGCCGGAGTATGGTCGGAGCAGAAGCGTATGACGGCGACGGCGTAAGGGTCACGGAACCGGTGACGTCACAGAAAGAACCGGTCGGAACACTACCTAATTTGGCCGGAAACTCGCGCAACTCGGTTAATTCAATGAAATTAGGCGTTTCCGATTGGTTGATCCTATTGCAAACCTAAGTCTTGGGAAAAGTTACCCATGGATAGTAGATGGTTTGGGTAATATTAATTGAAAATCGGAGTAGGATTGGTAGGGTAATTGGACAAAATAAATTTCGTGTTAGGGTTCATACGCCAAATCCGTAGATCTGAAATTCCCGTTGTATCCGAACTCGAAATATGCAATTGGTTGAGGGCTTTCGTTTGCCTTGTCGAGGCGGTTCTGGGAATGGTCTTCGATCGAAGAAAGAGTACCGGAGGCGGCCGGAATCGGCGAAGAATGCGGCGGCGTGCGCGGGCGCTGTTCGTCGGATAATACCTGTCGCATCGGAACGTAAAATCTGAAATTGTTTGAGGGCTTTTGTTGGGTTCGTCGAGACGATTCTGGAACTGGCCGCCGATCGATGAAAGGGTACCGGAAGCGGGCGGAATCGGCGGAAAACGCGGCGGCGAGCGTAGGGGCTGTTTGGCCGAAAATtcccgaatttttttttttcgaaattcgattttttttttttgaaactcgATTTTTCCCactcggattatgaacctggctctgataccactaaaatgtcacgccccgagaccggggttagtcgacaccggcgttgtttatcaatcacacaattaaaaacaaccagcctcgtagcacagtataaaccaaaaaccagtttatttcataatttctcaaaaaaacaactgtctttacaactgaattaaaataaatctgCGGAAGCGTCTAACATAAAATTGAAAGTactaaaattccaaaaaaataACGTAACTAAACTAAATCGCAaaattcaccatccccaaaattgttcagattcttcttcttcaaccTGTTCTTCAGATTTATCTGGGGAagattgtaaggggtgagtattttgagaaatactcagcaagtgggagaatttgaataccacaaaacattttataacaatttcgaatcataacatagcatgcttttcataatcgtaacatcatattcataacataataacactgcgatttttcacctttcatggtttactgacgtcagtccctaagttttgatcctctaagggggcgaggccgtaaaacagttctatcccactgttagggccatatgttggaattccacccattttcagggaattCTCACAGTGTCAATAAAAAACGTACCAACTTTCGTAAAAACGTATAGACAAAACGACGGTACTCGACCACATTTTTAAACCAAAAACCGAAAATTTAATATgcataaaaccgaaatttaaaacagcccacttaccttaaattCTTGAAAAAAACTAGGTTTCTTCGAAATTCCTACTTCCCTGGCTGGACGGCGACAGCGCTTCGCTGTGCTCGAAAACTCCTAAGGGGACTAGGGGgagattctcgaaaatttgGTGTGGCAATGTGGTGTGATTTTTGAGTCATAGggccctcctatttataggggttggctgctatcgGGATCGAGTGATATCGCGTTGAAATCTGACTTAATCTTTTATCTCAAATCGTGATATATCTATCCGTGATTTGTTtgaaatttaaatcttttatcccATACAAATTTCGAAATGtgataataatatgatatggtCCCGATTGTACAGAATCCCGGGTTTTACactgtggtgcttgagctgctgtgcggtttaaaagatttgagttgcaccattaccaccagctatagcttttggtaaagcggcaagcactcgatcctacaattggtatcagagccagggtcacgggttcgattcccattgattgcaaggaatCCAATTATTGgtagggagattgttgggtgcaataattatccctacttggtagagcgatcgaaccgtggtgcttgagctgctgtgcggtttgaaagatttgagttgcaccattaccacaagctatagcttttggtaaagtggcaagcgctcggtcctacacatACAATCATAATTAACTTAATTATATAGGTTTCATTTATAAAACTCACCAATATTCGAGTTCACGACCGTGTCATGCACGTGAGGAGGTATAACAACTCAGTTTAATATTAATGAGGTTGAGATATTTCTAGTTAAGAATATTTTAAACACTCTTGCTCAATATTATGACCCATTTAAGATCTTCTAAAACACACATAAAATTAAATTGTCAATAAATGAGTTTTCAAccatatgtggtcaagaagatGGTGGATTGTTATGGAGGAGAGATAATGTATGAACATTACTACTCAACTCGCATTAGTTATAATCCAATATGGTCAATACTAATCATAATATTTGGATTGATTCTGATTCTATGGCCCATGCTATCAATATCGCGGAAGGATTACAAGACCCAAAGAAGCTATTAGGAAATGTGATGAAGTATCATTGGAAAGTGTTAATGCAACATTAAGAAGATCTAGTAGAATTAAGAAATCAATAATTTCAAGTGATTATAATTGTGTATCTCGAATCtgggtattttttttttttgtaatcgaAAATGATCCAaagatttttgttttttttgcaAATAATTGAGCAATAAGAAATCTAATTTGTGGTACAATGCTATGAATGAAAAGGAattcaatataaaataaagGAGTCTAAAAGTTGATTCAGTCATTATTTTTTGTAGATAATTCTTTAAgacaaataaaatatcattataCAACATTGAACAACATAATATTGGAATCGTTGCTATATGAAATTATCTCAAAGGAATATGATTAACTACATAGATATATTTTCTcatgtatttaagaaaattttcttCATACATTCGTGACATTAATAACTTATTTGATTTAGATTCACATTGTATGGATGTGAAAACATTATTGCTCAATAAGGTTATctgaaataatattaaaaattctCTCTAGAGACATTTAGTATGAAGAGTGAGAAAACTATATATGTTGAAACAAGTTTAACATTAGTTATATTTAAGGTTTCACAATGTTGTCTATTCATTGAGTTTTCGTAAttcccaagaattatagaagtgataaaccaagattatcaatcttctttaatgtgagactcggaagatatgagaatgcatgacatgcaatgagggaagaaaggatatgagaaaatagggtttgcaagaccgcacccgcagtctaggaagcaccacacccgcggtgcatggacagaaagttgaagcatttttacagtagccacaccgcacccacggtgctagaaggaccgcacccgcggtgcagctacagtggggtgaccgcacccgcggtaagaacaagaccgcacccgcggtcgttggattttagaaaatgaaaagctgccgaagcttgagcgcacccgcgctgctgaacacaccgcacccgcggtcatgcgtgtagcctgaaaaataagccacgtttcctGGTGTTGcgtgcagtatatatatatatgaatgacacgtAAATTTCTCAGAAATTCAGATAAGGGTCGAggctttgagagaaaaatccttacgccttttagacttgcgattgtgaaagatccgtccatcagaattcaaaGTCGAACGCAGTACCGTGTTTCTCTTGActcaagctacacaaggacgtaagttttgttacgttttgagatgttttgaaaatatgatgttgctagaatcgaatatgattcatatatggtgtttctactaccgtagacattgtagaattgaagtcagattaaagaacagactgtttctgtaattgttatgatttttaaaagatattgacggagattcgatatcagatttgtgttatcgttgagattatgagttatatcagtattgattatgagttctagtattatatctgtgatgttgagattgacggggttattcagattgtattgttatgtcgtcgaaacatcagtagactGACATCTGATCaaatttgatattgattgagattgcattgttatgtcatttatattgatatgctgtcaagatatcagttgagttagattgattagattcagatatgattttgattatattgttatgtcaatgatatgaattgaattgtgtcttgttcagatattgatcagattatgtactgagttgagtattgatcagaacatattgtgtattgagttattcactgatacagcgtattcgatattgtcatttcagatttgatatggacagatttgaatacaggtcatcgtcttcgtcagaccaggaagacaaaggtataattcatgtgatattcgggaagacacaactcaattgagatcccatttgagtttcccaacaaaatcacatactagaattattgttgtttattttatgatatgattatgatgtgtttatagatgatatattcatatcttttgaaatgagcatgctttgtttacagattgttattcattgcatttaagatagggagtcttgacagaacagtcaaacttctagacgttcggtgatatcacagcttaggggaagatcagtctcctattgtagatgtggatacagatcaggccgaagtctaggaataagacgtacagtcaccccgattgggagggtaggtgatagatcgtcttattcacaccgggatccctagagttatagttgagtcgagtctagacatgatttgactagaactgcatgcgtttatggatgtggtttcatagactatgaaacccatttttattgctttcagtcatgatagcatgttttcatgatttgatttgagtagcatgtttagctgatttgagttgcatgcttattttgatttaatttcatagattatgaaatctattgtttttaattttattcatgatagaatgtttcatgattcactttgtgtatatgcatgtttaccatgttttatactgagatttattctcaccggagtatccggctgttgtcttgttttgtatgtgtgcatgacaacagtgggacaagatcggggtcaagaaaatgatgagagaagacgagaatagcgtggtgattccggacttattgtaaacttggtttaatacttgaatttagtagttaaaccttagacTAATTTGATCTAGAAACATgatgtacaagatttgtattattatactggtttatataatacattgattctattaccttccgcattttaaaagagaaattttagaccctgttttatcttaattgataattaaattccaaagatgattaagaagatgactAGCGTCCAggatccccacaacaggtgtcatcagagcgatagatcctttagattgagattgtCAGAGATGATatatcctttagactgagatagattgagatagaagagaatgagcggggtagattgaattttctttccttgcatgtgattgctagcatgagaattatgttaatgttgacttacattgtgtgtgctagcatgatttattgctttccctattacatgttgtttgttatccgAGTTGactgcagcatgtaattaccaagtactgaatcagaggtatatgatcataagggggctgagacagattatatagattgtgtattaatttgtttgatattcagatataccgcctcggagaattcaaAGAGAgaatagtacttcgtctgaacagatagatgcatcaaaAACTCAGATAGAAGTAAAGCTGGTAGAATTTCAGTTATtccagccgccgattctgagtggtttcgagacatccgaagagtgtcagaactggtttgatgatatagacatattatttgatttacttgagtgtacagatgaacagagagttaaattggtattccaccagttacgagaggctgccagaagttggtggattacaatcaaaagagtattagcacaacgtggtactgtgatcacgtgggaagtcttcagaattgaattctatcaaagatttttctccgttTCCTACcaggaggacaaaagagcagaatttgagaatttaagacAAGGcccattgaatattgatgaatataccgccaaattctcAACTTTACTGCGTTTtgttcctcatttagctggaaatgatgaagatatagtaaatcagttcatcagagggttgaattcggaggtagttgcattaatgaatctgcagcgaccttataattttgctgatatcttgtgtagagcgaagagagctgaggcgagtctgattagacagctagggaggttgtgtgtgaagcaaccccagacacagcaatcctctctcagatttgatcgcggcagtacgagtgggaagcaagatttgctgaaagatcgaaagaagccattcaagaagttggggagtggttcctctagctcaagtggttccagtccaagtCATACTAAAGTCTATTGCAGgatttgcggagggagacattcctcagagcaatgccaaggagtgcttggtagatgcaatatttgtagacagctGGACATTTTGCAAGAGTCTGTCCACAAAGAGGTTCCcgcagatttcagggagctggaccatctggtgggagtgaccgaggaacagacccaagaagcacttgatgatatagtgacatgtattattcttttatgattagattgtatatgtattgatatatactaatgcattccctacGATGATCTTTgattgaattgcattgatatatgtggtACCTGTTGGGCCTgtgtttactgtagtattgataccCTTGccttgtgagaaagaaagattgatctcagagatttctgtgacatattgtatactacagtaagatgaaactgagattgagttagattttgACGTACTTGTGTTTCCTGatttgaccgcattattgatgttaatatgctgaacaagtacaaaactattatagattcctttcaGAAGAGTACaagattcagatcagatatggttGATGACTAGAGATGTCACAGTAATTATTCTAGATTTggaattcatgtgatatttagattgtctatgactcgatttttacagaaaggaacagatggtatctttatgtattcagtagatgtactgaaatcgagcctaacattggcagatttgccaatgatatGCGAATTGGTTGATGTTttcagataagattttagatttgctttatatcagaaagatagatttcagaattgaatttagatcagatactgattgttgtttagaattcagtatagaataacattgaatgtacagaatgatacagaatgaatcgaaagaattgaaagatcagtagaagagtaccgacacatctgatttagtgttgctctttggcgtgtttcagtatcttcagagatgttctgatgattctatgccTGTTATATCTATAAGAtcttgatataattgcagcatttgattgatcgaatcgaatatttgaagagtgtattgaatattctgagaactgtgatgattgtatacagaaattattcagataagaatcctgcttgaaacagattgtattcatagtatgcgatatctgaagttagtataccgattgatttagACACAGTGAGATTGTGATCATGGGCTGAtaatgataccgatatcagaaagttcagaaatgtcagaaatgtattttgtctgttttggcagattattttattcgactgttgctttatatctgctgaatattattattgttctaaatcagtagttgagacatcttatattgttttggggagcatatttgatttgcagatgagatataacagttgatcagaatgacataaagatatttaccagaaatccttgttttatgagttcaatgaactcactagatctgtataggatattgatattttgtctttgatttgatattacttttattttgaatcagtgtttgatacagattattgtaaccgttgagattatatacagttcaaaccgaatcagagctgaattcgagaattacagcagttcagaaatgtgatcagatgTTCATAAATTGAAtgtgataatcagagcagaacaTCGAGCAGAGTAgcagatatgtgatttgtaccgtataagaatgattatccttgtgatatcagaatgtttcagaattgtcgacagaatttgatatcgacagtcagaacagaataccaggtaggtatttcttctttaatttatgttattaactgatttgtttatgtcagtagttcggatctgaaatcacagatagggtcagaagtgcaccgtagtggattcagttttcattctgatgattgaaaatgtatgatattcggatagacagttttgatatagacagattaaatcggttatggcagaatttatgctgaaatgttggcagaatttgtacgGAAATGTTTGAATCGCCAataaatgaagacagaaagataaagatcagaagatttattacagaatttgtatatttttaaCTAGACATGGgaagtatatttcgatgaatttcgtaatgagatcactataatactttccagattgtgatataatatgattgtgattgacagattgttcaatctacatttgttagtttgtaccagataacgtacaaacttgaccaaatgacacagatcgatgtcaagaAAAATGGTCAGAATAATTAGAATACAGAAATAgagtatatcagattgtgatttccGAGTGATTTGTACTTATGATAGAGTATACCATGAGCTTTCTCTTAAATTTGTCAGAGATTGACAGACAGTTAGAGtatattttgttcagatattagAAGATTTTGGTAGAAGTTATAGAGTGCtgaatgttagcactaattgatatgacttagtatcactgtgtgacaatagctatcagcttatcagatgggtaatgagataattatagacaagacagtatacagtgaatactacagaattcttttgaagaaaattcgaaggaagatgaagatagttcagaatgaacaaatttaagaaaccaaggtcggatgatgacgattggtacttgaagctgaagactgtatatgtccttgattgggacaaacagattggataacaactactggtattgttttgttatgaactgtgattggtttatacggatgttgtataaccaacatggtaAGATTGactctgtcag from the Primulina eburnea isolate SZY01 chromosome 3, ASM2296580v1, whole genome shotgun sequence genome contains:
- the LOC140827002 gene encoding uncharacterized protein, coding for MAGRPPRQNRNPRYANHEERQENRHENGPPPAVNLSRADLMAIATIVATTLQGLGNQNVNQPPPPPPPNGVKFHYESLRKNRCAIFRGDTDPEVGQSWLKSVETQLRLLEVPKALKVDVIVPFLEDRAAKWWEAVSPAITATGPVTWQNFRETFLRQYYPAKVRLQKLSEFENLTQVPDMSVVEYTSQFNALGSYAPAIMADEVLKLHRFKKGLNSRIKSALAVYQPANFSDLMGAAIRAETDIQHKEKEFKNKRPMSSQSSLDGQTFKKPNQSGGPSREPSPNSSYQDIKPCPTCHLRHLGECRRNSGVCFECGKVGHRIAECPTAANQAAGPNKGTGPNTRANPNKPKEGKPNARVFAMTQEEADDANEIISGTIIIQKVPAYALFDCGATHSLVSKRVFKKLGLKSNH